A genomic region of Rhizomicrobium sp. contains the following coding sequences:
- the queA gene encoding tRNA preQ1(34) S-adenosylmethionine ribosyltransferase-isomerase QueA, translating to MDVAQFDFDLPPERIALRPAAPRDSARLLVVHRDGRLEHARVRDLPAYLRAPDVLVVNDTKVVRARLRGHRKGRGEAEPKIEIMLHKRVAPDGFLAFARPARKLAVSDLLLLGTDLVARIKARGPGGEIELGFEKSGAALDLAIAAQGEMPLPPYIAGKRPADRLDDADYQTMFAAQEGSVAAPTAGLHFTPQLIAGLEAKGISREAVTLHVGAGTFLSVSADDTADHRMHSEWASLDVDTASRLNRARAEGGRIVAVGTTSLRTLESAADIDGAIHPFAGETDIFITPGYRFRTAEVLLTNFHLPRSTLFMLVSAFCGLDRMRAAYAEAIREGYRFYSYGDACLLFRSADGDHAAD from the coding sequence ATGGATGTCGCCCAGTTCGATTTCGACCTTCCGCCCGAGCGCATCGCGCTTCGCCCGGCGGCGCCGCGCGATTCCGCGCGCCTGCTGGTGGTCCATCGCGACGGCCGGCTCGAGCATGCGCGGGTCCGCGACCTGCCGGCCTATCTGCGCGCGCCCGACGTTCTGGTGGTCAACGACACCAAGGTGGTTCGCGCGCGGTTGCGCGGCCATCGCAAGGGCCGCGGCGAGGCCGAGCCGAAGATCGAGATCATGCTGCACAAGCGTGTCGCGCCCGATGGTTTCCTCGCCTTCGCGCGCCCGGCGCGCAAGCTCGCGGTTTCCGATCTGCTGCTGCTCGGAACGGATCTGGTGGCGAGGATCAAAGCGCGCGGGCCGGGCGGCGAAATCGAACTCGGCTTCGAAAAATCCGGCGCGGCGCTGGACCTGGCGATCGCGGCGCAGGGCGAAATGCCGCTGCCGCCCTACATCGCCGGCAAGCGGCCGGCCGACCGGCTGGACGATGCGGACTATCAGACGATGTTCGCCGCGCAGGAAGGATCGGTTGCCGCGCCGACCGCCGGACTGCACTTCACGCCGCAGCTCATCGCCGGCCTCGAGGCCAAGGGGATTTCGCGAGAGGCCGTGACGCTCCATGTCGGGGCGGGGACGTTCCTGTCGGTCAGCGCCGACGACACCGCCGATCACCGCATGCATTCCGAATGGGCGTCGCTCGACGTCGACACGGCCAGCCGCCTCAATCGGGCGCGCGCGGAGGGCGGCCGCATCGTGGCCGTCGGCACGACGTCCTTGCGGACGCTCGAAAGCGCGGCTGATATCGATGGCGCGATCCATCCGTTCGCAGGCGAGACCGACATTTTCATCACGCCCGGCTATCGCTTCAGGACCGCCGAGGTCCTTCTCACCAATTTTCACCTGCCGCGCTCGACCCTGTTCATGCTGGTGAGCGCCTTTTGCGGCCTGGACAGGATGCGGGCCGCCTATGCCGAGGCGATCCGCGAGGGCTATCGCTTCTATTCCTATGGCGACGCCTGCCTGCTTTTCCGCTCGGCGGACGGTGACCATGCCGCAGACTGA